One window of Mediterraneibacter gnavus ATCC 29149 genomic DNA carries:
- the rpsL gene encoding 30S ribosomal protein S12 produces MPTFNQLVRKGRQTSEKKSTAPALQKGWNSLQKRATDVSAPQKRGVCTAVKTATPKKPNSALRKIARVRLSNGIEVTSYIPGEGHNLQEHSVVLIRGGRVKDLPGTRYHIVRGTLDTAGVAKRRQARSKYGAKRPKDAK; encoded by the coding sequence ATGCCAACATTTAACCAGTTAGTTAGAAAAGGACGTCAGACTTCTGAAAAGAAATCTACAGCACCGGCACTTCAGAAAGGATGGAACTCCCTTCAGAAGCGTGCAACTGATGTATCTGCACCACAGAAGAGAGGTGTTTGTACAGCAGTTAAGACAGCTACACCTAAGAAGCCTAACTCAGCTCTGAGAAAAATCGCCAGAGTTCGTCTTTCTAACGGAATCGAAGTAACAAGCTACATCCCAGGAGAAGGACACAACCTTCAGGAGCATAGCGTTGTTCTGATCCGTGGAGGAAGAGTTAAGGACCTGCCAGGTACAAGATACCACATCGTCAGAGGTACACTTGATACAGCAGGTGTTGCTAAGAGAAGACAGGCTCGTTCTAAATACGGCGCTAAGAGACCAAAAGACGCTAAATAA